The genomic DNA TGTGGGATGCACATAACCGAACTGCTGCCTGATGGCTCAGGACGGGTTAGTAAGCGCCTAGCGAAGGGCACACACCCCCTGGGTGGGAGTATCCGGCTTTATCCCTTCGAGGGCAGTACACCCCTGGCCCTGGCCGAGGGTATCGAAACTGGCCTTGCCGTCCACCAAGCCACCGGCTGGCCCGTATGGGCTTGTGTAAGCGCTATCGGACTCGAGCGGGTACAGCTACCGGCTGAGGCCCTCGAGGTAGTGATTGCGGCTGACCATGACAAGGCCGGCCTCGAGGCCGCTAACGCCCTGGCCCGTAGGTTACTCGGAGAGAACCGAAGGGTTCGGCTGGCTACTCCACCGCAGGCCGGCACCGATTGGTTGGACATGGTAGCAGGGGGTGTTGCGTGACCGCCCGCGATTTGCTCACCCAAGCCTTCGAGGTAACGCCTGAGCAGGTATGGCCCACCCCTGAGCCGCTAGACGGGCTCGAGGTTCCCACCCTTCCGAGCTTCGATGCCCTAAAGCTGCTTCCTCAACCGCTAGGGCCCTGGGCAGTGGATACCGCCGAGCGGATGAACGCACCGGTGGAGTTTACCGCTACCGCCGCGCTTGTCGCCCTGGCTGGGGTGGTAGGCAACCGCGTGTTGGTAGCCCCCGACCCCGAGGCCGACCCTGGCTGGTTCGAGGCCGGCAACCTGTGGGGGCTGTTGGTAGGGGAGCCGGGAAGCAAAAAGAGCCCGGTGATGGAGCGGGCATTTGCCCCCGTACACGCGATTGAGGCCGAGCTACACCGCGAGAATCAACGGGCGCAGGATGAGTGGGAGATAGACCGCCGCAACCGCAAGAAGGGCGACCCGGTGACCGAGGATGACCTGCACCCCCCGGCTGAGCAGGCCCTGCTTTGCCACGACATCACGCCGGAGAAACTCGCCGACCTGCTCGAGCACAACCCCTCGGGACTGGTGACCTTCCAGGATGAGCTACTCGGGCTGGTGGCATCCTGGGAGCGCCCGGAGAAAAGCGGGGAGCGGCAGTTTTATCTCAAGCTATGGAACGGGCTTAGCCCCCACACGGTCAAGCGCATCAAGCGAGGCAGTCACTACCTGCCCATGTGCACCCTATCTCTGATTGGCGGGACGCAACCTGGCCCCCTGCGCCGCTACATCCTCGAGGCCGCCAAGGGCTGGAACAATGACGGGTTACTGCACCGCTTCCAACTGCTCGCGGTGGGGGAGCTACCCGAATACCGCCGGACGGTCAGACCGCCCAACACCTTGCAAGCGGATTACGCCAACCTGCTACAAAACCTGTGGCAGATTACCAACCACGGCTTGAGCTACCCCCAGGTAGAGCTGCGCCCTGGTATCACCCGCCCGGTGATGACCTTCTCACCCGAGGCCCAAGAGCTGTACCTGCAATGGCAAGAGCAGACCGCCAGGGAGAGCCGTCAAGCAAGCACCCCCACCCTCAAGCGCTCGCTACTCGAGAAGCAAGGGGGGCTGGTGGCAAAGCTGGCTATGTTGCTCGAGCTTGCCGAACGGTGGGGGGATTCACAGCGCGAGGCAGTGGAGGACTCGCGCCACCACATCCGCCCGCTAAGCACCGCCCGCGCTATCGCCCTGGCTAACCTGTACCGTGACCACGCCCTGTACACCTGGTGGGAGGCCATCCGCCCGGAGATTCAAGGGGCTCACGCCCTCGCTAAGCGCATCCTCGAGCGCACCCAGACCAAGAGCGCTTTCACCTACGAGCGCTTCACCGTCCGGGACATCCAGCGCAGTAACTGGAAGGGACTAAACGACCCTGGCGCGGTTGAGCGGGCTTTGGGAGAACTCGAAGCAAGGGGGTGGATACGCCGGGACGGTAAAGCCTGGATTCCCAACCCCCGATTGTGGGAGGGTAGCCATGCCTAACCTGACCGACCCTCACCAAGCCCTCGAGCTTGTGCACGCTCTACTCTCAAAAAGCACTGACACACTGACGCTAAGGGCAGAAAATACGTCCAGGACGGAGCAAACGAGCGTCAGTGTGCATAGCGACACCGCAATGACACTCACTGACACCACCCCCCTGCGTGCAGTGAGTGTCAGTGTGCCATCAGTGCATACAATGACGGTCACTAACACCGTACAGGACGAGAAAAACCCCTCGAGTGTCAGTGCGTCAGTGCATTTTCCAAGTAAAGAGATGCCAACCCGTGACCCCGACCCTTCAGGGTGTCCCACCCACTGGCAACGGGTACCGGAGCTACCCCCTCGAGGCTCAAGGGTGGCTATGGTGGACGAGGGGGGTTTTGGCAACCTGTACCGCTTCAAGATTGGCGGCACGTGGTACTTGTTGAAGTTTCTGCCCCCCTACAACGGCACGGTGTCCATCACCGACCCGCAGGGCACGGTGCGGGTGTTGGCTTCCTTGGAGGAGGCCGCAGTGTTTTTAGCTGCCACCCTTGGGCGCTGCACGGCTAGGGGAGGGGATACCATCGAGGAGTGACGATGAACGCGAGTAAACCCAAGCGCTTACGCCGCCGTAAACCTGGCGATTTAGGACAGCTCCGCGCCGTGCTGTGGGGGATGCTGCTCGAGGCTGAGCACATCGCCCAGGACAGGACTTTAGACGAGAACATCCGCTTGAAAGCCATTAGCGCCCTGGCGACCGCCGCCGGAGCTTATCTCAAAGCCACAGAACAGGGCGACCTCGAGAACCGCCTGAAGGCCCTCGAGGAGCGCTTGAAACTGATGGGTGATGCCCGACTAAGGCAGGTGATGTGATGGACTCGAACCTACTAAACAAGCTGGAGCGTCTTCTAGGCGAAGCCACACCGACGGTGATTGTTGTCACCTACACAGGGGGTGATGGCGAGGTGCTGTCACCAAGCGCAGAAGAGATAGAGGCCGCCCGCCAATGTGCCATTGAGGAGGGCTTGCCCCACATCGTGGTTTATCCCGATGGGTACGCCCGAGATTAGCGACCATGCCAACCTTCAACTACGAACGCGCCGCCGCTATCCTGGCTGAAGCTGTGACCGCTGGCGACCTGGAAACCTGCCGCAAGTACGGAATCAGCCCCCGAACCTTGCGCAACTACCGCGCCCGATTGAACCGTGACCCCCATCTTGCCGCTTTTTTCCGCGAGAAGCGCCAAGCCCTGGAGGGGGACTGGGTAGGCGAGGTGCAGAAGGCCATCCTCGAGGGGCTGCGCTTTTTGCGTCTTGCCACGCAACGCGCCGACCCTTCCGACCCGCGAGCCGTCACCGCGATAGCCGAAGCCCTCAAGGTAATGTTCGAGCTCGAGATGACCCGCGAGGTGATAACCGCCCGGCTCGAGGGTACCCACCGGCTGAACTGAGGGGTTGTAGCCCCAGTGTCTACCACTAGGCCCCCCGCTCGAGGGGCCTTATCGTTCGTTTTATGCGGTCGCCCTAAAGAGCCCCGAGCAGGACGGGATTTATAACCCCTTGAGGCCTGCACTAGCCCTATGCGCTTGTGGTAAATCTTGGCAAATCCCAACGTCTAAATCTGGCTAGACAAAAGCGTGCTTATATTCGTTAGTACGCATTAGGCTTGTGTCTTGGGGGCACCTTTCCGCTTAGGGAAATATCATTATCGAGCCCCACGATGCTATAATGACCTTATGCCAGACAAAAACCATCATGTGGGGAGGGTTCGACCGCCAAAAGAGCGCCGCCTAGCTGTGTTGGGAGTGGAGGCCCTGGGGCCGGATGAGGTGAGCGCAAAGCCACGGGTGAGGCTGCGTAGGGAGGTATTGGCGCTGCTCGAGGGGATGACTCCCACACAACGCGGTGAAGCGCTGCTCAAGGGGCTCGAGGTGCTCGGGGCGTTGGAGGTGCGAGATGGCGAAGAGCAAGCCTGAACCTCGTAAGCGAGCCAACGGCTTGGGCACTAAACCCGTGAAACGCGGCAATTCTTGGAGCATCCAAGTAACGCTAGGCCGCCGTCCTGACGGGAAGCTCGACCGCCGCCGGGTGACGGGGCGCACCCCAGAAGAGGCCGCACAAAAAGCCCGTGAGCTTCAGGTAGCCGCTGCTCAAGGGATGCTCGCTACCCATGAACGCACGACGGTTGCAGAGTGGTTGGGGATATGGCTTGGAGGTAAAGCAACCCAATCCGCCCCCACTTACCGGCTCAAGCTCGAGGCCCACGCCAAGCACATCACCCAACACCTGGGCAGCGTAGAGCTTCGCAAGCTCAGGCCGGGGCACGTACACACTTTTTTGCGCTTCCTGGAAAGCAAGGGGCTCGCCCCTTCCTACCGCCGCGAGGTGCTGAGCACGTTAGAGGCTGCTTTAGAGCGGGCCATGCTGTTAGAGCTTATCCCCCGCAACCCCGCCCGTCCGGTGAAGCTCGAGGCCGCCCCCGTGACCCGCAAGGTCAAAGCGTGGGATGCCCCCACCGTGGCCCGGTTTCTGGAAGCCGCCCGGGGCTACCGCCTGTACCCGCTGCTATATCTGGGCTTCGCCACCGGGCTACGCCGGGAGGAACTGCTAGGGTTACGCTGGAAAGACGTTGACCTCGAGAGCCGCACCCTGCGGGTAGAGCAGGTGTTGGTGCCCGTCGGAGGCAGCTACCACATAGGCCCACCTAAGACCCGCGCCAGCCGCCGGGTGATAGGCTTCGGGCCGGATGTGGCTGCTGTGCTGGAGGCGTGGAAGGCCAAGCAAGGCGAAGAGCGCCGCATCCTGGGTAATGAGTGGCACGACTCGGGCTTGGTGTTTGCCTCGAGCACCGGTCATCCCCTTCACCCCCGCAACGTGAACCGGGACATAAGCCAAATCATCAAGACCCACAATGCGAAGCGGGGCAAAGAGCTTAGAAAGGCCATGCGGGGGCAACCCGAAGAGGAAGTGAAACGGGCCATTGAAGTGGTCATGCTGCCCCACCTGAGCCCGCACATGATGCGCCATACCCACGCTACCCTACTCGCGCAAAAGACCCGGCAAATCGAGTTGGTGAGCCGCCGCCTGGGGCACTCCCGCCCCTCCGTCACGCTCGACATTTACCGCCATGTCGCAGCGTGGGAGCTTGAAGAGGTGGCCCTGCCCCTGACCGAGCTTCTGACCCCCTCCCCCCGCACGCTGAACTAGGCACGTTGCACCACGGTTGCACCAAAAACCCCATTATGCACTCTTTGCATAATGGGTTTTTGCGTCTGGGACGTGGTGGGCGCGACTGGACTCGAACCAGCGACCCCTACCGTGTCAAGGTAGTGCTCTAGCCATCTGAGCTACGCGCCCGCTCGTGCTGCTTTTGGCCTCGGTTTTCTCGCAAAAAGCGGAAAACGTTGGAGGCGCTGACCGGATTCGAACCGGTGAATGGAGGTTTTGCAGACCTCTGCCTTACCACTTGGCTACAGCGCCGCGCCCGTCCCTCGAGACGCACTGGTCGGAACCTGATCATGCTAAAACTGCCCCGACCTACACCCTCTGCGTCCATCGGGCCGCCTCGAGTGGTTCAGCAACCGTTAGGTTAGCACTTGCGCTAGGGTGTGTCAAACCTTTTTCGGGTACGATTAAACTGTGCGCGAAGTATTCATTAAAACGCCAGGGGGCTTTCGCTGGCCTTTTTCGAAGGGACTGCTGGTCGAGTCAATGATGATGGCAGGGCTGAAGATGGAGCCGGCCATGTCGCTAGCCCATACCATCGAGGAACAGTTGCGTTCCCGCAAGAAGCCTGAAATTACTGCCCTGGCTCTCAAGAAACTGCTCATTAGTGAGGTGGAAAGAAACTTTGGGCCAGAGATGGCCGAGCGCCTCAGAGGCCAGACCCAGGCCTTTGAAGACATCGTGGTCAGGGAGGGGTATCGCCGTCGGCCCTTTTCCAAAGGGGTGCTGGTGCGCAGCCTGGAAGACGCGGGGTTTTCTATGCGCGAGGCCCAGACCATTGCGCGTTCGCTGGAAAGCCGCTTGCGCCGCAGCGGGGTGCGCTTGATAGATGCCGACGAGTTAGAGAAGCGCATTATTGCCGAAATTGAAGGGCTGTATGGGCCAGCCGCAAGAAACCGCTATGCAGGGCGGCAAGCGCTGGCAGGGGAAATTTTTGTCGAGGAAGGTGAAGGCGAGCCACGGGTGCCTTTTTCCAAAGGGGTGCTGGCCCAGTCGGTGATGGCGGTAGGGCTTTCGCCCGATGCGGCTTACCGCCTGGCCCGCGACGTGGAGCGCCGTTTGCGCGACAGCGGTTCGACGGTGGTCAAGCGCGACCACCTGCGTAAAATTGTGGCAGAAGAGCTGATGGAGGAAGCAGGGGAGGAGGTGGCCCGCCGCTACCATCTGTTGCGGAGTATTCGGCGGGCGGTTAAGCCGGTTCACCTGTTGATTGGGGGGGTGGCCGGAGTGGGGAAGAGCGTGCTGGCTTCGGCGCTGGCCTACCGGCTGGGCATTACCCGGATGATTTCTACCGATGCGGTGCGGGAAATACTGCGGGCCACGGTTCCCAAAGACCTGCTGCCCACCCTGCACACCAGCAGCTTTGAGTCCTGGCGGGTGCTGACCACACCACAAAAAGCCGAACCCAGCGCGGCTTTGGTCATGCAAGGGTTTCGCGACCAGGTCTCGAGGGTAGCGGTGGGTCTGCGGGCCATCCAGGAGCGCAGCGCCCGAGAAAAAACCTCGCTGGTAGTAGAAGGCGTGCATGTGGTGCCGGGCTACATGACCCACCAGTACCAGAACGAGGTCATTCAGATTCCAATTATGCTGGTGCTCGAGGACGAGGCCCTGCACCGTGACCGCTTTGCCTTGCGTGAGCGTGAGACCAAGGGTTCGCGTACCAGTGGGGCTTATACGCAGCACTTCGACCAGATTCGCCTGATCCAGCAGCATCTCATTGAGCTGGCTCGAGGCGCAGGGGTTCCGCTGATCCCTGCCGAGAACCTGGATCGGGCCATTGACAAGGGCCTCGAGGTGATTGTGGATCGCCTGCAGGAAGCCTATTTTGATGTGGCCCAGGGGTAGCCTGCCTGCGGTAAACCTGGCTATATCTCATACCAGATTCGGTTAGTTCGTCACCGAACGGTGACGAACTAACCCGACCGAAGGGATACGCTTTCTTCGCCGAGCGCAGCGAGGGGTGTGCTCTAGGATTCAAAAAGATAGCCTCTTAGCGCTTTTTGTTTGAAGATTATCTTTTTGAATCCGGTATCACATACCGGGGCCTGCTGGGCAGGGTAGGCTCGAGGTGTGAGCGATCTGATTCAAATAAAGGGACTGCCGGCTATTCCACCCCTGGGCATTGGTACCTGGCAGTGGGGCGACAAGCTGGTCTGGGGCTACGGCAATGGCTACCGGGAAAGCGATACCGAGGCCGCCTACCGGGCTGCCCTGCAAGGCGGGGTGCGGCTTTTTGATACGGCCGAGTTTTATGGTTTTGGCCTTTCGGAAAGGCTGATTGGCCGTTATCGCCGAGCCTATGAGCCCAAGCCCCTGGTAGTCAGCAAGCTATTTCCCTATCCCTGGCGCTTTTCTCGCAAGACGCTTTTCTCTGCCCTCAAAAACAGCCTGAAGCGCCTGGAGATGAACCAGCTGGATCTGTATTTGCTGCACTGGCCCTGGAAGCCGGTACCGCTCGAGCAGTGGGCGCTTTCGCTGGTCGAAGCCTACGAACAAGGGTTGACCAGGGCGGTGGGGGTCTCCAACCACAACCTGGATCAGCTCGAGCGTGTGGCCCGGGTACTGGCTAAACACAATGTCCCCCTGGCGGCCAACCAGGTGGAGTACCACCTGCTCGAGCGCAAGCCCGAGCAGACCGGCCTTTTGCGGGCCATGCAGGCCGAAGGCATGGTGCTCATGGCCTATAGCCCGCTGGCCATGGGCTGGCTGACGGGCAAGTACAACCTGGAGAACCCCCCGCCAGGCCGCTACCGGGCCCAGCGCTACGTGACTCGTAAGGCCCAGATTCCTTTGCTGCTAAAAGGCCTGACCGAGATTGCCGAAACCATTCGTGCTACCCCGGCCCAGGTGGCCCTGCGCTGGTGCATTCAAAAAGGCACCCTGCCCATTCCGGGGGCAAAAAACGCACGGCAAGCCGAGGGCAACGCAGCGGCTTTGTGCATTCGCCTTTCCGATGAGCACATGGCGCGTTTGGACGACCTGAGCGGCTAGAGCGCTCTTCACAGATATTGAGCTGCTCAAAACTTGATTGCTTTGTCCGGCGCAGCACAGAAGAGTGCGATATACCCAACCTGGGGTCTCTTGGCCAAGCCTCAAGCCTCGCCCACCTCGAGGGCCGCCGTCAGGGCTGCGCCCAGCAACCCCGCCTCGCTGCCTAGCTGGGCCAGGCGGATGGGCGGGGCGATCCAGTTTTCCATATAGCGTTGGTACGAACGCAGCACCTCGTCCAGGTAGCCCTGGCCCGCATTGAGCGCCACCCCGCCCCCCAGCACCACCACCTCGGGGTCGTAGCACTTGACCAGCGAGGCCAGGGCGATGCCCACCCAGCTCGCGGCCTGCAGCACGATCCGACTGGCCCTGGGGTCGCCTTGCTGAAACAGGGCAAACAGCTCGCGGGTGTTCATCTCGCGCTGGAAGGCGGCCAGGGCCATGCGCTCCATAGCCGGGCCGGTGGCCAGCGCCTCCAGGCAGCCGTCCAGCCCACAACCACACAGGGGGCCGCCGGGCTGCATGGTGATGTGCCCAATCTCGCCCCCCTGACCATTTACACCCCGCAGCACCCTGTTGCCCCACACAAAACCGCCCCCCACTCCGGTCGAGACCGTCATGTAGAGGGTGCTTTCGGCACCCTGGGCCGCGCCGAGCTTGTGTTCGGCCAGCGCGGCGGCGTTGGCGTCGTTTTCCATATAGACCTTGTAGCCGGTGGCCTGCTCGAGCCGCTCCACGATGGGAAAGTCGGTGAAATTGGCGATGTTGGGGGCAAACTTGATGCGTCCGCGCTTGAAGTCCAGCGGCCCCGGGGTGCCCAGGCCAATGGCCTGAACAGCAACACCCCCGGCTTCTATGGCGGCTTGAGCGGCCTGGGCCATGGCCTCGATCACGGCCGGGCCGCCTTCTTCCGGGGTGGGCACGGTTACCCTGGCCTTGATGCTGCCCTCCGAGAGCACCCCCGCCATAATCTTGGTTCCGCCCAGGTCAATCCCCACTACGCTCATGATGCTTCTCCTTGATGGTCGCGCTCGATGATCAAGACCGCCTCGTCGTAGAGCACCTCGGGCACCCAGAGGCTCACGTCCCCGGTGTAGGTGCCCACATAGGCTTCGGGCAGGCCAAAGCCGGTAAAGGGGGTCTCGAGGTGAACTGGAATACGGCTTTGTTCCAGCCGCACCCGGATGCCCTCGGCGATGAGTCGGGGCGCCGAGAGGAACAGAACGTACCAGGTTTCTCCCCGCATCCGCCGGGGTCGGGTGGGCTTGGGGTTGTCGGCAGTCGGCTGAGGCTCGCTCATTGGCCCATAGCATAACAGCTCTAAGGCGGCCTAAGCCCGAAATTACCCAGCTTTTGCACACCTTCCGGCTAAGCTAGGGGGCGGTAGCTATGCTGGCGCAAGTACGAACCTACAGTCTGTTTGGCCTCGAGGCCCAGCCCATCACGGTGGAGGTGGATGTTTCGCAGGGGATGCCCTTTTACACGGTGGTCGGTCTGCCGGACAAGGCCGTCGAAGAGTCACGGGAACGGGTGCGGGCAGCCCTCAAGAATGCGGGCTTTCCCTATCCCCAGGGGCGGGTGGTCATCAACCTGGCCCCAGCCGAACTGCGCAAAGAGGGCACCCATTACGACCTGCCCATCGCCCTGGGGCTGCTGTGTGCCCAGGGAACCATCCCCCCCGAGGCCCTGCAGGGCTTTGCCTCGGCGGGCGAGCTGGGCCTGGACGGCGAGCTGCGCCCGGTTCCGGGGGCGGTAAACCTGGCGCTGGGCGCGCTGCAGGAGGGCCGTAAGCTGCTCATGCCCCAGACCTCTGCCGAGGAGGCCGCCCTGATCGAAGGGGTCGAGGTGTGGGGTGCGGCCAGCCTGGCGCAGCTGGTGCGCTTTTTGTTGGGACAGGAAGACCTTCCGCAGGCCCGCTATAGCGATGGCCCAGAGGCCCCAGAGACCGCGCTCGATCTGCTCGACGTGAAAGGCCAGGCCAAAGCCAAGCGGGCCCTGGAAATTGCCGCTGCGGGCGCCCACCACCTGCTGATGAGCGGTACGCCCGGTTCGGGCAAGACCATGCTGGCCAAGCGGATGGTGGGGCTGCTGCCCCCCTTGAGCCATGAGGAGGCGCTCGAGGTGACCCGCATCCACTCTGCCGCGGGGCGCCTGATGAAGGGTCTGGTCAAGACCCCACCCTTCCGCAGCCCCCACCACACCGTCTCGGATGCCGGGCTGATTGGGGGTGGTACCATCCCCAAGCCGGGCGAAATCTCGCTGGCCCACCGGGGCGTACTGTTTCTAGACGAGTTTCCCGAGTTCTCCCGCGACGCTTTGGAGGTGCTGCGCCAGCCTCTGGAAGATGGGGTGGTCACCATCTCGCGGGCCAGGGCCAGCTTCACCTATCCGGCGCGGTTTTTGCTCATTGCGGCCATGAACCCCTGCCCCTGCGGCTGGCACGGCGACCCGGAAAGACCCTGTAGCTGCACCCCCAGCCAGCGCACCCGGTACGTGAACCGCATCAGCGGCCCCCTGCTCGACCGCTTCGACCTGGTGGTGGAAGTCCCCCGCCTCACCCCCGCCGAACTCGCCCGCGCCTCCGAAGGGGAGTCTACCGCCGCGGTGCGAGAACGGGTGCTGACGGCAAGGGAAAAGATGAAGGCCCGCCAGGGGAAGCTCAATAGCGAACTCTTCGGTAGAGCGCTGCGGCAGCATACGGTGCTTTCCCCCTCCAGCGAAGCCCTCTTGCAAGCGGCCACTAAACGCTTGGCCCTCACCGCAAGGAGCTACGACCGCATCCTCCGGGTAGCCCGCACCATCGCCGACCTCTCGAACTCAGAACCCATCCAGGAAGCCCACCTGGCCGAGGCGCTGACCTACCGGCGGAGTCTGGGGTGAGGGCTTAATCCAAACAAGCCGCTTAGCTCCGGATCTCCTAGAATGAGTACGGTATGCTATGCCATAGCGGCGTAGAGACCTTACGGCTCCACGGCCAGACCCTCCTGGCGTCCGCTCAACTTTCCCGCCCCGTCCACCTGGTGCTGGGCGTACCTGGGGCTTCGCGCTGTGGGGCTTGGCCCAGCTTCCTCGGCCCTGCCTCATCGTGACCCAATGCCCTTCCCCCCACTACCTGCGCGACCTGATGGACTTGCAGCCGGAGGGGATCCTAGCCACCTCGGCCAGGCCGGAGGATGTCCTCGAGGGGTTGCGGAAGGTCGCGCAGGGTCGGGGTTTCCACAAAATTCCTATGCTAGGCCCGGATAGCCTGACTGCCCGTGAGCGGCAGGTAATGCGTTCGGTGGCGCTGGGGTTCTGCGGGTGCTGCACCGGGTGGCGAGCCCCGGCCCCGCCGACTTTATACTGGGCGAGGTGATGCCCGATGAAGACGTTATGGAACCTCCTGGAGGGGCGCAGAGGCGAGTTCCTGGGCCTGCTGGCGGTTAGCAGCCTGGTGAGCGCGGCCGAGGCCCTGATCCACACGTTAATGCTCAAGTGGCTCTTCGACGAGGCGGTGATCACGCAAGACTTCCGGCGCTTCGGGCTCCTGGGGCTCGCCTACCTCGCCTTGGGACTGGG from Meiothermus cerbereus DSM 11376 includes the following:
- a CDS encoding tyrosine-type recombinase/integrase → MAKSKPEPRKRANGLGTKPVKRGNSWSIQVTLGRRPDGKLDRRRVTGRTPEEAAQKARELQVAAAQGMLATHERTTVAEWLGIWLGGKATQSAPTYRLKLEAHAKHITQHLGSVELRKLRPGHVHTFLRFLESKGLAPSYRREVLSTLEAALERAMLLELIPRNPARPVKLEAAPVTRKVKAWDAPTVARFLEAARGYRLYPLLYLGFATGLRREELLGLRWKDVDLESRTLRVEQVLVPVGGSYHIGPPKTRASRRVIGFGPDVAAVLEAWKAKQGEERRILGNEWHDSGLVFASSTGHPLHPRNVNRDISQIIKTHNAKRGKELRKAMRGQPEEEVKRAIEVVMLPHLSPHMMRHTHATLLAQKTRQIELVSRRLGHSRPSVTLDIYRHVAAWELEEVALPLTELLTPSPRTLN
- a CDS encoding DUF3987 domain-containing protein, producing the protein MTARDLLTQAFEVTPEQVWPTPEPLDGLEVPTLPSFDALKLLPQPLGPWAVDTAERMNAPVEFTATAALVALAGVVGNRVLVAPDPEADPGWFEAGNLWGLLVGEPGSKKSPVMERAFAPVHAIEAELHRENQRAQDEWEIDRRNRKKGDPVTEDDLHPPAEQALLCHDITPEKLADLLEHNPSGLVTFQDELLGLVASWERPEKSGERQFYLKLWNGLSPHTVKRIKRGSHYLPMCTLSLIGGTQPGPLRRYILEAAKGWNNDGLLHRFQLLAVGELPEYRRTVRPPNTLQADYANLLQNLWQITNHGLSYPQVELRPGITRPVMTFSPEAQELYLQWQEQTARESRQASTPTLKRSLLEKQGGLVAKLAMLLELAERWGDSQREAVEDSRHHIRPLSTARAIALANLYRDHALYTWWEAIRPEIQGAHALAKRILERTQTKSAFTYERFTVRDIQRSNWKGLNDPGAVERALGELEARGWIRRDGKAWIPNPRLWEGSHA
- a CDS encoding YifB family Mg chelatase-like AAA ATPase; this translates as MLAQVRTYSLFGLEAQPITVEVDVSQGMPFYTVVGLPDKAVEESRERVRAALKNAGFPYPQGRVVINLAPAELRKEGTHYDLPIALGLLCAQGTIPPEALQGFASAGELGLDGELRPVPGAVNLALGALQEGRKLLMPQTSAEEAALIEGVEVWGAASLAQLVRFLLGQEDLPQARYSDGPEAPETALDLLDVKGQAKAKRALEIAAAGAHHLLMSGTPGSGKTMLAKRMVGLLPPLSHEEALEVTRIHSAAGRLMKGLVKTPPFRSPHHTVSDAGLIGGGTIPKPGEISLAHRGVLFLDEFPEFSRDALEVLRQPLEDGVVTISRARASFTYPARFLLIAAMNPCPCGWHGDPERPCSCTPSQRTRYVNRISGPLLDRFDLVVEVPRLTPAELARASEGESTAAVRERVLTAREKMKARQGKLNSELFGRALRQHTVLSPSSEALLQAATKRLALTARSYDRILRVARTIADLSNSEPIQEAHLAEALTYRRSLG
- a CDS encoding ATP cone domain-containing protein; amino-acid sequence: MREVFIKTPGGFRWPFSKGLLVESMMMAGLKMEPAMSLAHTIEEQLRSRKKPEITALALKKLLISEVERNFGPEMAERLRGQTQAFEDIVVREGYRRRPFSKGVLVRSLEDAGFSMREAQTIARSLESRLRRSGVRLIDADELEKRIIAEIEGLYGPAARNRYAGRQALAGEIFVEEGEGEPRVPFSKGVLAQSVMAVGLSPDAAYRLARDVERRLRDSGSTVVKRDHLRKIVAEELMEEAGEEVARRYHLLRSIRRAVKPVHLLIGGVAGVGKSVLASALAYRLGITRMISTDAVREILRATVPKDLLPTLHTSSFESWRVLTTPQKAEPSAALVMQGFRDQVSRVAVGLRAIQERSAREKTSLVVEGVHVVPGYMTHQYQNEVIQIPIMLVLEDEALHRDRFALRERETKGSRTSGAYTQHFDQIRLIQQHLIELARGAGVPLIPAENLDRAIDKGLEVIVDRLQEAYFDVAQG
- a CDS encoding ROK family protein; protein product: MSVVGIDLGGTKIMAGVLSEGSIKARVTVPTPEEGGPAVIEAMAQAAQAAIEAGGVAVQAIGLGTPGPLDFKRGRIKFAPNIANFTDFPIVERLEQATGYKVYMENDANAAALAEHKLGAAQGAESTLYMTVSTGVGGGFVWGNRVLRGVNGQGGEIGHITMQPGGPLCGCGLDGCLEALATGPAMERMALAAFQREMNTRELFALFQQGDPRASRIVLQAASWVGIALASLVKCYDPEVVVLGGGVALNAGQGYLDEVLRSYQRYMENWIAPPIRLAQLGSEAGLLGAALTAALEVGEA
- a CDS encoding aldo/keto reductase — protein: MSDLIQIKGLPAIPPLGIGTWQWGDKLVWGYGNGYRESDTEAAYRAALQGGVRLFDTAEFYGFGLSERLIGRYRRAYEPKPLVVSKLFPYPWRFSRKTLFSALKNSLKRLEMNQLDLYLLHWPWKPVPLEQWALSLVEAYEQGLTRAVGVSNHNLDQLERVARVLAKHNVPLAANQVEYHLLERKPEQTGLLRAMQAEGMVLMAYSPLAMGWLTGKYNLENPPPGRYRAQRYVTRKAQIPLLLKGLTEIAETIRATPAQVALRWCIQKGTLPIPGAKNARQAEGNAAALCIRLSDEHMARLDDLSG